The sequence AACACCCATTTTTTTTTGGGTTAGAATTACTCGTGTACAAGTAAGTGATTAGAGGAGGGGCTTATGGATTTCAACTGCTGCACTGGCACAGGGATTCGAATCCTGTAACTTCATCTTTGTTTGAGCATATATAATCTTTGtttgcattaaaaaaatataatttttattcagATACTTAacaccttttttttcttaagtACCTAGCATTGGGTGCGTCTTGCACATTCTTTTGGGTGCGTCTTGCTTAATCCCCACCTTCCAGGGTGTGGCGAGTAAGTAATGAATAGGTGTGTGTTGTCCTGATAGAGATAAAGATTTGTGATGGTACCTGACTACCTGTGGAGtgtgatctggatgatgatgatagCAAAAGCAGAGGTGGAAAACACCTGTGATGTGGCAGCACACAGTCTTGGTGTTGCCCTCCCATTTTTGGTCGATTTCTGTGTGCCACGtcattttagttgattttttccCCAATTGGTACTATCACAGGGCGCGCTCAGATCCATCTAATTAAGATTTTAACAGACGAGATGGAACACTGATCAGAAGTTTTCCTGCAAATCTGTGCTTGCAACGGGAAAGAAAAGGCTGTGTTTTCCTGCCAATGGCAACTAGTACAAGCAGTAAAACACACCATGAATTCGGCAATAAAGAAGGTCCTGCCTGGAGATGTCACTCTTTTTTACTGTAGTAAATGTGACTgcgttttttttctaaaaaattatggATACTTGAAAATATATAATACTAGCAAAGTTTGTTCcatgataaatctaataatagaaattttttaaatatatataaatctttttaaaaaaaacatgtggttaaatttgctacagtaaaaagaCAAATAAGAAGTAAAAGGAGGGGGTACTGAAAATCACTCTAATTTGGGAACGCAGCAGGAGGAATGGAGGATGTATTCAAGCATCTATCAACCACTTGAGCTCACCACTCCAACTCCAGATTCTGAAGAGTCTTACGTGCTCTCCTTTTTTGCGATGGAGAAGCTGTCTTTCCTCCTATAGATCAGGGAGACTGGGAGAGTGCTCATGAATACCTGAAACCAGAAGCAGAGTGCATGTATGGCTCAGGCGTTGCTTCAGTTGATACGATGACTCAATCACCAAGGCAATGTTTGGTTCCTTGTATGAGTTTCATCCCGGATCAGAGGATGTCCTCCTGTTTGGTTCCTCGTATTGTACAGCTCATCGGGCGTTCAAATTCTTATAATATACCCAACATATGTTGTACGAAGAGGTGTGACAAAATCCGTCAACTTGTGCATGGTATAGGATCAATCCTCCCAGCTGAGCCGTTCCCGTCACCCTGCTCTCCTTATCGCTTTGCTCCTTCACCCCCCGCCCCGCCACAGTCCACCACCTCCCCCCTCATAATCCATCGCTGCTGCCGCCTGCTAAAGGAAGGCACCGCTAGGCCATCACCGAACCCGACCGCCGGAGCCATGGGAGACACCGCCTATTGAAGGAATCAGCTGCCACCCCAAGAGACCCAGCGCGAGGTGAGGTATCTTCGTCCCCTCGCCCCCCAACCGTGTATGTGTTCACATATTGGTAGATTCACTTCAGTTGAACCTAGATTTTCTCTCTATATTTTAACTACTCTAGTGAGTGCTTGAAAGGTCCTAACATCTTTATATATGGCAGTGATGCAATCTGTGAGCCTAAGAATGAGAGGAAATATCCGCCAGTGCTATTTGGGCTTCCTGATAATATTGTTTCAATTTACATTTCTATTAGCATCTGAGCATTCATGCATTGTTTATTTCATACAAAACTCATATATCTGTTGGCTGGTGCTAGTTTGTGATCAATAATGATGATCTTCCAATGCATAGTCAAGGTCATTATTAGAGTCTCTTTTGGCTGGTGTCTGTTGGCTGATGACAGTTTAGAATGATTAGATGTTGAGATGAGTTACATCTTTGATTCTAAAGCTGCTCTATGCACTTCAGTTCAACCTTGGAGATATCTTCTGTATTTTAACTATTgcacaccttttttttttatcaaaactaATACCTTTATTGGTTCAGTTTAGTTCATAGTTCTTTTGGTTCAATTGACTTCTTAGTTCTTTTGGTTCAGTATCTGTTGATGTCACTGAATATTTCAAGACGTGAAGCTACTTTATGCATTGAAGGTAGTGGTAACGTTACCTCTACCGAGGAAGCGAttaccaaccaaacagaaaaagACATCATCCGGTATAGCCAACCAAACAGTCTACTTGTATCAACCCATCCAGGATCAACACATCCAGCTAAACCATCCCTCCCATacatgttcaactttaattcgagcaaccaaacactacccAAATCAATGAGAAACggatcatcttctcttctttttttggatCTTTGGTAACCTTATACTTCGTTGATGATTAACAGTACTGCAATCGGCATTCAAGCACAGTAAAAACCAACCCTGATCACAGACTAACAGAATGATTGGTCTCTTCCGCACAAAGGTGGGGAAGCTGAGTACTCGTGCTAAGTACTTCTATTTTCACCCGAGTCTCTCTGGGCCAGAGCTATGTCTGCCCCCAAGTTGGAAGGATTTCTGCTCGGTGCCTTCTTCTGGACTTCCACAACTTCACCCCCAACTGCATATCAGATTCGACAATAGTTCGCTGTACTTGTCACCTGTTTGCTGAGTCAAGTCAGCCTCCGTCTCCAGGGTACTAGAAACATGACGAAGTAATCTTGCTCCAGGATCCAGCAATTTGCAAAGAACCCTCTTCATCACTCATGATCACACCCACGGCAACCCTGATGTTGTTAAGCGCACCATCAGCATTTCACTTTCATGGATCATATCTCTGTTAGTTTTCAATCTCCTGGCACTATGCTACTTGATGTCCCACAGAATTACTTGCACAACTGTCAAGTAATTGAGCAACTGTATCTTGTACCCAGTTTGATGCATTGTAGAAGTGATGGCGATGCCTTTCTTGCTTTCCATGGCATCTGTCATTGTGCACCATCCATAAAGCCCACATACAGCACAAGGGAGTAACTGCACTGCAATTCTTCACAGCAACCAAACCAACTACACTTTGGGCAGGAGCAGGACAGAGATAGaccatttgcaaaaaaaaaaaagggacagAGATAGATCATAGGCTTTGCTGCAAGTGTCCGTTCCAATGATAGTCCCTTAGAAGCCAATGCGTGCTGGTCCTCTTTCCTACCATTAGCCAACATATTGTAAGCTGCCAAGACGACTAATTCCCATGTTTCTCATATGGCCAAGCTAAATAAATCTTCTAAGCCTCTCCCAGTCGGTACTTGCAACACAGAAGCTGCATCGGCTTCAAATAAGCTGGCTTGGCTTTTCATTCCATGAATTACTTCCTGGGATCACAAGCTCGTTAACTCTCTTCACAGTAACATCATCAGGGAGGCACAATTGTTTGCAGCCAGTAGTAATCCATTGATCACTCCAAATATCAACTGAGGTACCATCACCAATACGTCGTACAAGATTCATCTTTTGTTAAACCTCAAGGAAGGTGAACCGGGAAATGCTTCCTTCTGAGAGGCATTCAAGGGAGTTCCTTGCACCGAGGTCTGATTGAATGCAGTTTTCATGAGATCCAAACTCCTTCGATGTGCAACTGCAGTAGCGAAAAACGATTACATGTCGGAATAAGTTATAAAccattttcagaaaaaaataataatatgaacAAGCATGATTAGACAGTGGAAGTTACATATCAACAGAAGCTTATAAAAAGGGATATTTGTGTTTTAGGATGCATAAATTCTATCAGCCTTTTAAGGGCTTATTATCCTGTTAAGACCTATAGAAATGAGATACAACCTAAACAATCACTAATTATTGTTTAGTCGCATACTATACCATGATAAACCCTTCCTTCAAGCAGAATGATACACTCAGTAAAGAAAATTCAAGGACTTGTAATATTACCACAGTTTGATAGTACAGCAGCAAAATTAAGCAAGAACAAGGTAATTGCAGATATGTTATCCGTAACTGTATTTTTATCTTTAGAAGTAACACCCATAAGTCTGAAACAACTTAGGATTAATCTGTTCCATTCTTTCTCTGATTAATAGGATTTGCGTCGTGTTGGATTCTAGGAAAGTGAACTTGGTAATGTTACTTCAATGTAACAAGGttggagaaaaaagaaaaattactgTTCAGAGTTCTTTACTGTTCAGAGAGAATTGTAGTTATCTTGGACCTCCATAGTTCTATTCTATATAACAGCAAAGAGAATGTAGACAATTAGCACAGTATAGGGATATATCTACCATAGCTTTATACAGAAGATATTCAGAGTATACATGTCTACTTAGAACTGAATTAGTACTGTCTAAAGAGCATAGGCATAGTTCTTTGTTGTTTTTCCACGCTAAAAAAGGTATACCttgtttttagaaaataaaGAGTTTAGCATGTTAGTGAATAAACTAGAGGAATATGAAAGACTAGAGGAATATGAAAGTGTCAATTGTAGCAATTACTGTTAGTTTTACACGCAACTGGAAGGTGGCATAGTTTCTTGTGCtctagtagattttttttttcttttcaaaatgaTGGCCTGAGCACTGCCGATTttaaattagaagaagagagtTGATCTAGTTTATGAGGGAAATCGGACCCGAAAACTATACAATCGCACAAGGCGCACCAACGACCACATGGACACTACAACTGATGGAGTCCGCCGTAGGTTATTGTTGCCAAGCACAACTGTAGCTCCGACTTCCTACGACGATCCGCAACTACTGCCTCAATCCACCAATGAGGCAAACAACCCAACGAAAGAGAATGTCCAATAAACAGAAGGTTTGGAGTGGTCGAAGCCGCCGCCAAAAGATCCACACCTGCGCCCAAGCATACAACCACAGGGACCTCCATTGCAACACCTCAAGGAGGAAATAACGTCCCGGAGCTCAGCTTTCACCCGGAGAGTCCTCAACCTAGAGGTGAGGGGCAACACGACAACACCTTCAAGAAGAGGAGTGGCGCCTTAGACGTCACCGTTATCGACATCGGCAAGAAGCCGAACAGGGCTTTCGCTCGTGGCCCCTGTGGCCCAACCGACAAGCCGCAGGCAGATCCCCGCGGCAGATCAACAAAAGCAGCCACCCCCTCCACACGCGCGCCACCCGGGCCACCACCATGTCGTCGAGCTCCCAGTGGGCCAGATCGTGCTGCCAGGCCAGATTGTGCTCTAGTAGATTTCATTTTGTTATGGTACTGAGGAAGTAAATCCAAAGAGTAAATGAGTAATTGCCCTAATCTTATTTGAAATGTACACAACCAATCAACAAGCTATTCAACCTTTGGTTCAAATTCACAGATTATCAGTCCACACATCTATTTCCAAAAAAGCTGTGTTTTTCATTAAACTATCGTATGTGTGACGACTGGCAACACCGCAACAGCATCCATGAGAGCAATGATCCCACAAAATGCATTCAACAATAATCAGACTGCAAGTGTAAATGTAAAAGCGACAAAAGCTCACCTCGTTAATCCACGACAAGTGCTAAGACAAGCTCGGCATGAACCAAGTGCAAGCATGCATCCATGGCCCGGGCAACTCTTCGGTGCGACCATCCTCCATGCTAAACCTGTAGATGCTAGACCTCTTGGCCCTCTCCAACTTGAAGCAATAGATGCAATCCCCCTTAAACCCCGCAAAATCTGCAGCGTGGAATGAGAATCCCTGGTAGAGCCCAACAAAGAGCATCCTGTTACCAATGGTCCTCATCCGAACCCACTGTGGTGACAGTGGTTGATCCACCCTCTCCCTCCCAATTTCCATCTCCAGACGGTACACCTCCAACCCGCCGCAATCCTCCAACAAGTCCCCACGACCATCCCTCCTGAAGTACCGGATCACGCAAAGCAGCTCATCCCCTGACGGCACGAAGGCAATGCACTTGAATGCATCCCTGCGCGGATGCGATGCtggtggcagcggcggcatgGCCCCAACCACGGCGAGCGTGGCGGCGTCGAAGGCCGTGACGTGTCCGTGGTCGTCGCATACGAACAGCTTCCCGTCGTGGTACATATTCTCGGCGACGAGGCCCGCCACCGGCACCTCCGTCCACCCATCCACAGAGTCTGTTGGTTCACCCCCGGCCGGGTTGGGGTGGCGGAAGTGGAAGAAGAGCTTCTCGGCGCTGTAGAGAACCACGGGCGCGGGGGACTCGTCGGCGCCGGGGACGAGGTAGCCCTGGATCACGGGGCTGGAGGCAGggaagggggaggaggggagggggagttgAGCGCCGGTGAGGGGattgacgaggaggaggtgggggttgtcagagaggaggaggtgggagcGGGTGGGGTCGAGGAGGCGGTGGGAGGATGAGGGGGCGACGACGGAGCGGGCGGCGCCGGAGGCgagggagaagaaggagagggcggcggtggtggggTAGGCGGGGCGGGCGAGGAGCCaggggaggaaagggggaggggaggcggcaACGGAGCGCCAGGAGCGGCAGAcggcgcggaggcggaggaagTCGAGCGGGTCGTGGAGGCGGCCGGAGACGAGGCGGACGAGGTCGCCGGGGAGAGTTGACCAGTCCACgcgaggcggaggtggcagctTTCGTGGCTTGGGGCCTGTTTGGACTTCGGAGTGTAGCCCCACTAGCGAGAGGGAAATGCTATGTCGATTTTTTTTCCACTCCGAATTAGCAATCAATAATCATTCGTAGTGCTTTCTATCATGAAACAATTGAATTTTCATAAAAGGAATTGTGCTTTATAAATAGGCTTTAACTGAATTTTCATTTTGGAAATTCGATATTGTAATTTTGACATTGAACTCGATGTATTATAGCTTCTATTAGCAAGTGTATCGTAATTCTACCTTAAAAGGCCTCTTCGAATGAATCGATCTTTATATCCATCCAATCATACGATTGGCAAAACTGTATATTAAACATGTCAATTACATGTGGAATGTAGCCGCCTTTCATTGGCATAGCCCA is a genomic window of Phragmites australis chromosome 24, lpPhrAust1.1, whole genome shotgun sequence containing:
- the LOC133907214 gene encoding F-box protein At2g26160-like — protein: IANSEWKKNRHSISLSLVGLHSEVQTGPKPRKLPPPPRVDWSTLPGDLVRLVSGRLHDPLDFLRLRAVCRSWRSVAASPPPFLPWLLARPAYPTTAALSFFSLASGAARSVVAPSSSHRLLDPTRSHLLLSDNPHLLLVNPLTGAQLPLPSSPFPASSPVIQGYLVPGADESPAPVVLYSAEKLFFHFRHPNPAGGEPTDSVDGWTEVPVAGLVAENMYHDGKLFVCDDHGHVTAFDAATLAVVGAMPPLPPASHPRRDAFKCIAFVPSGDELLCVIRYFRRDGRGDLLEDCGGLEVYRLEMEIGRERVDQPLSPQWVRMRTIGNRMLFVGLYQGFSFHAADFAGFKGDCIYCFKLERAKRSSIYRFSMEDGRTEELPGPWMHACTWFMPSLS